One stretch of Sebastes umbrosus isolate fSebUmb1 chromosome 5, fSebUmb1.pri, whole genome shotgun sequence DNA includes these proteins:
- the mknk2b gene encoding MAP kinase-interacting serine/threonine-protein kinase 2b, with translation MVQNKITEVTGFHRSFKGKNPFESDDFTKNGSHLLDSSFNFDSSPRYDMPSSQPIDIPDAKKRNKKKKRCRATDSFSGRFEDVYRLHEEVLGEGAYARVQTCFNLITNKEYAVKIIEKRPGHSRSRVFREVEMLYQCQGHSNILELVEFFEEEDKFYLVFEKLRGGSILAHIHKRRYFSEQQASVVVQDIASALDFLHNKGMAHRDLKPENILCKSADKISPVKICDFDLGSGIKLNSDSSPISTPELLTPCGSAEYMAPEVVEAFSEEATIYDKRCDLWSLGVILYIMLSGYPPFVGRCGGDCGWELGEPCHTCQNTLFESIQEGKYEFPAKDWAHISSSAKDLISKLLVRDAKNRLSASQVLHHPWVQGGISDTLPTSILHQRTSKARDLTFFADKAMAVNRQLAEQDGMEDQQQQEVPFVVTATGSSMRLSPPSNSKLAKRRQQNSQLKGGPVSAAELRQLLAPLVIMGDCA, from the exons ATGGTGCAAAATAAGATCACCGAGGTCACTGGATTCCACCGCTCCTTCAAG GGCAAAAATCCCTTTGAATCTGATGACTTCACTAAAAATGGATCCCATCTTCTTGATTCGTCATTTAATTTTGATTCCTCCCCAAGATATG ACATGCCTTCCAGCCAGCCTATCGACATCCCCGATGCCAAGAAgagaaacaagaagaaaaagcgTTGCCGGGCAACTGACAGTTTCTCTGGACGATTCGAGG ATGTCTACAGACTACACGAAGAGGTACTAGGAGAGGGCGCTTATGCCAGGGTGCAAACATGCTTCAACCTCATCACCAACAAAGAGTATGCTGTTAAA ATCATTGAGAAAAGACCGGGTCACAGCCGCAGCCGTGTCTTCCGTGAGGTTGAGATGCTCTATCAGTGCCAGGGCCACAG TAACATCCTGGAGCTGGTGGAGTTCTTTGAAGAGGAAGACAAATTCTACCTGGTGTTTGAGAAGCTTAGAGGAG GGTCGATCTTGGCACACATTCACAAGAGACGTTACTTCAGTGAGCAGCAAGCCAGTGTTGTCGTGCAGGACATCGCCAGCGCTCTAGATTTCCTGCATAACAAGG GAATGGCCCATAGAGACCTGAAACCCGAAAACATCCTCTGTAAGAGTGCAGATAAG ATTTCCCCAGTCAAGATCTGTGACTTTGACTTGGGCAGTGGGATAAAGCTGAACAGCGACAGCTCACCCATCTCCACCCCTGAGCTCCTCACTCCG TGTGGCTCAGCAGAGTACATGGCACCTGAGGTGGTTGAGGCCTTCAGTGAGGAGGCCACAATTTACGACAAGCGCTGTGACCTGTGGAGCCTTGGAGTCATCCTCTACATCATGCTGAGCGGCTACCCACCTTTTGTAGGCCGTTGTGGCGGTGACTGTGGCTGGGAATTAGGGGAACCCTGCCACACCTGCCAG AACACTCTGTTTGAGAGTATCCAGGAAGGAAAATACGAGTTTCCAGCGAAAGACTGGGCTCACATCTCCTCAAGTGCCAAAGACCTAATATCCAAACTTCTGGTTCGGGACGCCAAAAACCGCCTGAGTGCCAGCCAGGTGCTACACCACCCCTGGGTGCAGGGG gGTATATCTGACACTTTACCAACATCCATCCTGCATCAAAG AACCAGCAAAGCCAGGGATCTGACATTCTTTGCTGACAAGGCCATGGCTGTGAACCGGCAGCTGGCTGAACAGGATGGCATGgaagaccagcagcagcaggaagtccCGTTTGTTGTTACCGCTACTGGCTCTTCTATgcgcctctctcctccttccaacTCCAAGCTGGCCAAACGCAGGCAGCAAAACAGCCAGCTGAAGGGAGGGCCCGTCTCTGCTGCAGAGCTTCGTCAGCTCCTGGCCCCTCTCGTTATTATGGGAGACTGTGCCTGA